A genome region from Clupea harengus chromosome 7, Ch_v2.0.2, whole genome shotgun sequence includes the following:
- the fancg gene encoding Fanconi anemia group G protein isoform X2, producing MDAYLLEKWTQANNSFVKEWKVTDGRIGGNHGVKEKCHKGTLKLLQKIQGVPAVIELIQLELAVAYNTLVFSLNLSSLSDVQQSLTYTLLRALEAVDCQTSSMDPIVLWCVTLKSFSNTSHLSCLHSLLCVQWALWLASCQMQSIRHLLRDVTQEEVTASSQDLRTVIQKLSLSEKENSNLLVAVTAREFKDLLPICTILLEGLENITQENYSAALVAFLQAASLPAPRTLLAQVHTLTGFAFAKLDQPQSALQSYRKAMEVDFGCHSALYQSALVYRQLKNTQAEIEALRLLHSALVQHTEEQTVNTRVMIISPDVLLSSKCKDSIMAVPSPQLILHSLACTCVLEDRILEAVELYLDLMSSLQSDITQPVCTEADVSLPRVPVVYLEAAFTLLRAKRMWDVITVCEEVITKTMNLIPERLVLDLSEEHLLFSMEGPSKSLKHERLEYVLWAAAAHYLQGLAYCKMKDTKESVANFTRSLNWLAKVSIKSTELQMIKFGLVEVYRRLGRQEEAIVCWRESQSSSEAVSSGNLPLYLQTFPEVSLCFDINYLKKAMEDTFQRRGVFT from the exons ATGGACGCTTATCTTTTAGAGAAATGGACACAGGCAAATAATTCCTTCGTGAAAGAATGGAAG GTGACAGACGGACGAATCGGTGGCAATCATGGCGTTAAGGAAAAGTGTCATAAGGGGACTCTTAAATTACTTCAGAAGATACAAG GTGTACCTGCTGTTATCGAGCTGATTCAGCTTGAGTTGGCTGTTGCTTACAACACTCTTGTGTTCTCTTTAAATTTGTCCTCGTTGAGCGATGTGCAACAGAGTCTTACCTATACTCTTCTCAGAG CTCTTGAAGCTGTTGACTGTCAGACATCTAGCATGGACCCTATTGTGTTATGGTGTGTCACGTTGAAATCCTTCAGCAACACAAGTCACCTGTCCTGCCTTCACagcttgttgtgtgtgcagtgggctCTGTGGTTGGCCTCCTGCCAAATGCAAAGCATTCGCCATCTGCTGAGGGATGTCACTCAG GAAGAAGTAACTGCTTCATCACAGGACCTCCGTACAGTAATTCAAAAGCTCAGCTTGTCAGAAAAGGAGAACTCCAACTTGCTAGTTGCTGTGACAGCCAGAGAATTCAAAGATCTTCTGCCTATCTGCACCATCCTTCTTGAGG GTTTGGAAAACATAACCCAAGAGAACTACTCAGCAGCTCTTGTAGCTTTTCTACAGGCTGCGTCCTTGCCTGCCCCCAGGACTCTCCTGGCTCAGGTCCATACCCTTACTGGATTTGCCTTTGCAAAACTG GACCAGCCTCAGAGCGCCCTACAGTCTTACAGAAAGGCTATGGAGGTGGATTTTGGCTGTCATAGTGCACTTTACCAGAGTGCACTGGTGTACAGGCAGTTAAAGAACACCCAGGCTGAAATTGAGGCCCTACGCTTGCTTCACTCA GCCCTGGTTCAGCATACAGAGGAACAGACTGTCAATACTAGAGTGATGATTATCTCTCCAGATGTGCTACTAAGCAGCAAATGTAAGGATTCCATCATGGCGGTACCCTCTCCTCAGCTGATCTTGCACTCTCtggcatgcacatgtgtgctgGAGGACAG AATCTTAGAGGCGGTTGAACTCTATCTGGATCTGATGTCATCCCTGCAGTCAGATATCACACAGCCT GTGTGTACAGAGGCTGATGTGTCCCTTCCAAGAGTTCCTGTTGTGTACCTCGAGGCTGCCTTTACCTTGCTGAGGGCCAAAAGGATGTGGGATGTAATAACAGTCTGTGAAGAGGTCATCACTAAAACCATGAACCTCATTCCTGAAAGATTAGTATTAGATCTGTCAGAGGAGCATTTACTTTTCTCCATGGAGGGACCCTCAAAATCACTGAAGCATGAGAGACTAGAATATGTGTTATGGGCTGCGGCTGCCCACTACCTCCAGGGCCTGGCCTACTGTAAGATGAAAGACACCAAAGAATCAGTGGCCAATTTCACAAG atcCCTAAATTGGCTGGCCAAAGTGTCCATTAAAAGTACAG AGTTACAGATGATAAAGTTTGGACTGGTAGAGGTGTACCGGAGGCTTGGGCGTCAGGAAGAAGCCATAGTGTGTTGGAGGGAGTCACAAAGCTCATCTGAGGCGGTCTCCTCTGG AAACCTGCCTCTTTATCTTCAGACATTCCCAGAAGTCAGTTTATGTTTTGACATCAATTACCTGAAGAAGGCAATGGAAGACACTTTTCAAAGAAGAGGAGTTTTTACATGA
- the fancg gene encoding Fanconi anemia group G protein isoform X1 has protein sequence MDAYLLEKWTQANNSFVKEWKVTDGRIGGNHGVKEKCHKGTLKLLQKIQGVPAVIELIQLELAVAYNTLVFSLNLSSLSDVQQSLTYTLLRALEAVDCQTSSMDPIVLWCVTLKSFSNTSHLSCLHSLLCVQWALWLASCQMQSIRHLLRDVTQEEVTASSQDLRTVIQKLSLSEKENSNLLVAVTAREFKDLLPICTILLEGLENITQENYSAALVAFLQAASLPAPRTLLAQVHTLTGFAFAKLDQPQSALQSYRKAMEVDFGCHSALYQSALVYRQLKNTQAEIEALRLLHSALVQHTEEQTVNTRVMIISPDVLLSSKCKDSIMAVPSPQLILHSLACTCVLEDRILEAVELYLDLMSSLQSDITQPVCTEADVSLPRVPVVYLEAAFTLLRAKRMWDVITVCEEVITKTMNLIPERLVLDLSEEHLLFSMEGPSKSLKHERLEYVLWAAAAHYLQGLAYCKMKDTKESVANFTRSLNWLAKVSIKSTGTLVGDQGDCEVVKTLQRLRGLALAGRGVSFMERGQLKEALRDLKLSLQSITELQMIKFGLVEVYRRLGRQEEAIVCWRESQSSSEAVSSGNLPLYLQTFPEVSLCFDINYLKKAMEDTFQRRGVFT, from the exons ATGGACGCTTATCTTTTAGAGAAATGGACACAGGCAAATAATTCCTTCGTGAAAGAATGGAAG GTGACAGACGGACGAATCGGTGGCAATCATGGCGTTAAGGAAAAGTGTCATAAGGGGACTCTTAAATTACTTCAGAAGATACAAG GTGTACCTGCTGTTATCGAGCTGATTCAGCTTGAGTTGGCTGTTGCTTACAACACTCTTGTGTTCTCTTTAAATTTGTCCTCGTTGAGCGATGTGCAACAGAGTCTTACCTATACTCTTCTCAGAG CTCTTGAAGCTGTTGACTGTCAGACATCTAGCATGGACCCTATTGTGTTATGGTGTGTCACGTTGAAATCCTTCAGCAACACAAGTCACCTGTCCTGCCTTCACagcttgttgtgtgtgcagtgggctCTGTGGTTGGCCTCCTGCCAAATGCAAAGCATTCGCCATCTGCTGAGGGATGTCACTCAG GAAGAAGTAACTGCTTCATCACAGGACCTCCGTACAGTAATTCAAAAGCTCAGCTTGTCAGAAAAGGAGAACTCCAACTTGCTAGTTGCTGTGACAGCCAGAGAATTCAAAGATCTTCTGCCTATCTGCACCATCCTTCTTGAGG GTTTGGAAAACATAACCCAAGAGAACTACTCAGCAGCTCTTGTAGCTTTTCTACAGGCTGCGTCCTTGCCTGCCCCCAGGACTCTCCTGGCTCAGGTCCATACCCTTACTGGATTTGCCTTTGCAAAACTG GACCAGCCTCAGAGCGCCCTACAGTCTTACAGAAAGGCTATGGAGGTGGATTTTGGCTGTCATAGTGCACTTTACCAGAGTGCACTGGTGTACAGGCAGTTAAAGAACACCCAGGCTGAAATTGAGGCCCTACGCTTGCTTCACTCA GCCCTGGTTCAGCATACAGAGGAACAGACTGTCAATACTAGAGTGATGATTATCTCTCCAGATGTGCTACTAAGCAGCAAATGTAAGGATTCCATCATGGCGGTACCCTCTCCTCAGCTGATCTTGCACTCTCtggcatgcacatgtgtgctgGAGGACAG AATCTTAGAGGCGGTTGAACTCTATCTGGATCTGATGTCATCCCTGCAGTCAGATATCACACAGCCT GTGTGTACAGAGGCTGATGTGTCCCTTCCAAGAGTTCCTGTTGTGTACCTCGAGGCTGCCTTTACCTTGCTGAGGGCCAAAAGGATGTGGGATGTAATAACAGTCTGTGAAGAGGTCATCACTAAAACCATGAACCTCATTCCTGAAAGATTAGTATTAGATCTGTCAGAGGAGCATTTACTTTTCTCCATGGAGGGACCCTCAAAATCACTGAAGCATGAGAGACTAGAATATGTGTTATGGGCTGCGGCTGCCCACTACCTCCAGGGCCTGGCCTACTGTAAGATGAAAGACACCAAAGAATCAGTGGCCAATTTCACAAG atcCCTAAATTGGCTGGCCAAAGTGTCCATTAAAAGTACAG GTACACTGGTTGGAGACCAGGGAGATTGTGAGGTGGTAAAGACATTGCAGAGACTGAGGGGCCTGGCTCTTGCTGGCAGAGGGGTCAGCTTCATGGAGAGGGGCCAATTAAAGGAAGCACTACGGGACCTGAAGCTTAGTCTTCAGTCCATAACAG AGTTACAGATGATAAAGTTTGGACTGGTAGAGGTGTACCGGAGGCTTGGGCGTCAGGAAGAAGCCATAGTGTGTTGGAGGGAGTCACAAAGCTCATCTGAGGCGGTCTCCTCTGG AAACCTGCCTCTTTATCTTCAGACATTCCCAGAAGTCAGTTTATGTTTTGACATCAATTACCTGAAGAAGGCAATGGAAGACACTTTTCAAAGAAGAGGAGTTTTTACATGA